The following DNA comes from Salvelinus sp. IW2-2015 linkage group LG1, ASM291031v2, whole genome shotgun sequence.
AACTCCATATATATGTGTTACAAGGATGTGACTCTTCTTCAGACTCCAGATTCAACTGAAtggctacaacaacaacaaaaaaatcaacaGATTTGAGAGCATTCCAAACAGGCTCAACTCCAAATCTATCAGATGTATTCAATGGGCCAAATACTAGAAAAGGACATGAGGGTCAAAAAGAGCTAACAGTTGGGGAAGATTTAGATTCACTTTCTAAGTTTGTTatatggtgcgtgtgtgtgtatgtgtcagtgtgGCTGAAGAGAAGTAGGCATCTACTCTGCAGCCTTGTTGCTCTCCTCGGTTGGCTGTCCAGTAGTGGTTTCCACAGTCTTGGAGGCCTAGGAGGGAGGAAGCAAGGCACCGATTTAAGAATGGAGAGAGCAAACAGAATGTTATGAATTAATTGGTTTTTCACCATTGTCATATCAAAtaccttctttttcttcttcttctgtgtttTGCGACTGGCTGAGCTCTGTAGTAGAGtctgggggagaaagagggattgTTTGCTGTCAATCAAGAAATGTCTTCCAAGGAAGAGAGCCACAACAGAGCTGCTAAGTGTGGAAATAGACTGGTCAAAACCTCAGATGCCATCTCATACCCTGATGCAGTTACTTTACGTGTAGGCTCTGAGGTGCAAGTCCCTGTTCATTAATATAGTTATTCATGTAATATGAGCGGTGAAGTGCCATTCAGGTTGCCTGAGGCCATGGGCTGGGAGCCAGCTGGAAGCCCTACTTACCCTCAGGTCTGCATCCTGCACCTCGTGCTCTGACTTGTAGAGCTCTGGCTCAAAGGGTCCGCTGGTGATTTTATGGGGGCCGTTGGCCATCAGCAGCACTGTGAACTTAAACTGGGCCACAAACTCTCCTgagaagcaaagagagagataatgagacaaGTAGTTAGAAAAAAGAAACAGTGTACAGAGGATAGGAAAAGAAAGATGCAGAGACTCACCCTCCTTCTCATTGAGCACACTGAAAGGCTGTAGCAACTCGTGTTTGGCACACTCCACCACGCCCAGGCGGGCTTTGGCCTCATCCTCAAACGccctgaagagaggagaggaacaagacacacctgttagcTGAGGAGGTCTCCAATGGACAGTCAAAGCACCTGACTCACAGCATCAGATGGTTGATGAAAAAAAAGTCTATGACTTTAATGATAAGATTATGGTGTTGATGCGGTTGGTTATAACAAGTCTCTCTGACATTTCTAATATGAGGACATCCTACCTGAGAGTGAAGGGCATGGCGTCAAAGCGTCGCTCCACCTCGCTGAAGAACATGCGGGAGGTCTTCATCTTCAGCCCGTACTGCTTACTGGGGTCCCTCTTGTAAATGGTGGTCCTCTGGCCTCCATCCCTGGCCTGGGTATAGGAGCATAGAAACATTGGACAGTCACATTTAGCCAggtaagaaaataataaaaaataaaaaaaggatagTTCAGACTCAAAGTAATATTGCCCTTTTCTATCCATGTTACTGCATGGGGGCATtgggatccccccccccccccYCSCTCTCTCACCTTCCCTTCACCAGTGCTGATCAGCACATCAACAGCGTAGACCTCGTGCACCTCAAACTCTGCCTTCTCATGGTCCTTCCTGTAGATGGGCATCAACAGTAGCCAATCAGAGCAACTCACATGTCATTTATCATTCAGTCCTAGtgactagggctgtgacggtcatggaattttggatcgGCCAAATTACCGTTATAACTGTTCGAatagcaaaaaacaacaacaaaaatcgtTCTCCTcatgactgcatgtgctgctccAGACTGCATGTGCTCCTAGGCGTTGCCTTGGACTCAAATCAGAAACGGTGTTTACTGTTTAGCCAAGCTGACTGACAGCTAGCAgaggggatagctagctagctggagtTAGCTAGCCTAACTTGCTGACATTTCTCTGTGAAGTCAGAGTGTGCCCTGTTTTTGGTAATCCATTGGGTGCATGTTTTTCCATGATTGCTACAATACTGTACCTTGCTGAAACAAGGAGCAACAATGTTTCATCACRGTGTAAAGAGACCATGTTAGTACGGAAACTGACTCAACTTCACTTCTTGTCTTTTTGAATGCCCGGCCATTCCGTCTTCAGTTCCACAACACAAAATTCAAAAACTGGCTAGTTTTGTCTCCTCTTCTTATATCAGCTGTTAGATGTGAACCAGACTTACTtttatacaaaacaaaaatataaacgcaacatgctgtCTGCCTTCGTGGTACTGCACTTCATCAAAGCACTATTCTCTACATGTGTTCAAGTGCTTGGACGTTAATGTACCTTTGCTGGTCTGTGGGGTTCTGAATGATGGTTTTCTCTCCATCGATGACGTGTTGCTTCAGCTGATGAGATAACATACCTTAAACAAAAAGATACAAAGCCATTGCAACAGTTTTCTCCCCACATTTTACTGCAGTCACACAACAGTTAACTTCATAGACTGGTTGGCTGACAATGTCCTGAAAATGATGCTTGTGTTGTGCATGATGGGGACGGAAGCCATGCATTGTTATCATTCTGAACGGTCAGATGGCTAGCAACAATTACAataagctgccatgtggggaattttAGGTGGCTCATTTCAGCTAGTTTATCATGTTTTGATACTATGTCTTGTTGTGAGGCGTTTTGagtgatttcatgtcaatgctaatgaTTAAAATTCACGAGCTagttaaccaacaactgtaacaatgtatttgagagacaagtgctcattgtgcaaatgcatgttttcaataaacatttggagactaactatagtttacatgttgtctaCAATCTATGCCAACccagtctgttttgccccatagttgcgcaagtatcggttttgttgctaaacaaccaacacgTCTATATGTAAACGGTCAGCTAAAACCGTTGATTCACTATCTTAGACCCATGAATCAGAGTCAACTCTCAGGGCAAAACTGACTTCCTGCCTCAACTAGTGAAGGCACTCACCCTCGATGGCTGTGCATTTGAATGACTGAGCGATCTTGTTCCAAGCCTCTGTCACCTTTGAGTTCTGGTTGCCAGGCTTGACAAGACGTAGGGCTGCCTCCGCACACAGATGAGCTGCCGTTATCACATCAGCTTTCTTCCCCGTCACTGGCGCCTCCTACATGTACAAGGCAGAGGTAAGGTCAGGGCGCTACGTTgacctttttttcatttttttttttcaaggagCACGTGCACCTTAATTGAAAAAAGGTAGAAGTACACAAAGACAATTATGAGCTAAATGGAAAATATTTGAGATATTAAAGCTAAAATCATAACTTTTTTACCAGCACACTGGTGGTCGCACAGCAAAAATATTTAGGCACACATGCCAGAACCCYGAAGGAGTTAATGTGGGCGATTTAAAGATATTTTCTGgatgttttgtataatttcagccagtagttgtgaaagtagtgctcacgagccaaaacggaTCCCGaaaattgtgcacaattgtgtacaaCGTCCTCACGTCATTGTTCTCAAGCCTCTGTAGCGTGTGCTCAAAGAGAGTAAAAAAAAACTCTGTGGTGTGCATGTTGGGCTCACTCCAAAACTGGGGCTgtaatgaaaacacgaagcagaccaaactctttggtcctttaaaaacctgctgtatgtaaaatattgtgtgctttagcttggaaaataaatacatgtgactctggatgacaacataatgatgtttgtttccaacattagggctgttttcctaaagaagtaccttctgcttcatgttttgtttccttgccagtATCGAGATACTGGTATCGTTCCGGCTCTACCCTCAATGTCATTGTCTAAAAAGTGGGTGAAAGCATGCATTTCTCGAGCGCATCAACATGCGTGTTGTGTCATGATTGGCGAATGGGACAAACGGATGGACGCGCACAAGGTAAAAACCTTATAGCCTATTGTGCAATATGTTCCAAAATTCACCAGCGACACCATTTAGAAACTAAAGGTTGTCAGTACAGTGTTTGTGATCGGGTGGACAATTACCTGCTAATGTATTTGTGTGGCTACAAGGGCATCTTTAGCGCACAGCATTCTCTGGTTTGCagagaaatgctttgaaagaaaTTAAACAACTACCTAGGTCCAATAGATCTCACTTCTAATTCAGGAGGCTTTCTAACTTCTGATGCAAGGAAGTTATCATGCATTCAATGTATTTTCGCTGTTATCAAAATAACTAATGGTAAGCGCATGCAGCCACTCATCCCACTTGCTTCAGAGCGCACGTTCGTTCACTGCACGACAGAAATGAGCAAGTAGATCTCATGCACTAAATTATGGCAGGTTAGAATGTAAGGATTCTGTTCCTTTTTTCTGCTGGGAGAGGCCTGTAGATAATTTATTATGCATGCATGAGCCATACATTCAGGTCCAAAACGGGAGGCAAAAAAATTATGAGGTCATTTTCAATCCTCCAGAATATATCTCTTCAATGAGGGCTTAAGAATTCCAAGTCATTAGGTCATAACGGTACATACCTTGGTAGCTCCCACAACAAAGCTATGAGCCACATTTGAGATGAAGCCATCAACATGGACTCCAAGATCACTGCAGAAATAAaggggacagagatggagaggataagagaaaaggagagatggaaATGTTTAAGTCATGAAGGAAATAGAAGTTCATCAGACATTCAGAAATCGTTATGCCaaccatgtagtggtgtagcgaTGTTATGATGACCTGTTATATCTTGTGTAATGTAagtgtcttgatgtgtttggaccccaggaagagtagctggggatgcctaataaaatacaaatacaaaaccaGTTGCTGATATCTATGACATTGTGTAAAAGGACATATAGATGAGATGATTAAATACATTTAGAGAAGGACAAAATGGCAGTCATGTTGTGCTTCCAAAGATCAAATGGGAAAAAGTTTACTGACAGAAAAGACAAGGTCAGAGATAAATTAAACAGTCTAATTTGTGTGATTATATTATGGTAAGTGTCAAGTGAGGATATGGCTTGTTCACCTACAACCATACTGCAGGGGGGGTCATAATGTATTCCAAAGACAGCACCCATGACAATGACATTGCTAGTGAAGGATACACCCAGCCTTTTGTTATAGTAATGAAAAATATGACTTTTCAACAGATTCAGAGAATGGCACAGCCCTACAGTAATACAACATAAGTTGGCATAATCATCTACAMtgaacaaaaatataaacgcaacaatttcaaagtttttACTGAGAGTTCATAtgaccaaattgaaataaattcattaggccctaatctatggatttaacatgactgggaatacagatatacatcagttggtcacagatttcaacaacaaaaaaggtaggggtgtgaataagaaaaccagtcagtatctggtgtgaccaccatttgcctcatgcagcgcaacacatttcCTTcgaatagagttgatcaggttgttgattgtggcctgtagaatgttgtcccactcctcttcaatggctgtgccgaAGTCgctgaatattggcgggaactggaacacgctgttgtacacgtcgatccagagcatcacaaacgtgctcaatgggagaTATGTCTggcgagtatgcaggccatggaagaactgggacattttcagcttctaggaattgtg
Coding sequences within:
- the LOC111966684 gene encoding proliferation-associated protein 2G4 isoform X1; this encodes MSDNEEQEQTIAEDLVVTKYKMGGDIANQALRMVIEAAKSGVSVLSLCEKGDAHIMAETGKVFRKEKDLKKGIAFPTSVSVNNCVCHFSPLKSDPDYTLKDGDLVKIDLGVHVDGFISNVAHSFVVGATKEAPVTGKKADVITAAHLCAEAALRLVKPGNQNSKVTEAWNKIAQSFKCTAIEGMLSHQLKQHVIDGEKTIIQNPTDQQRKDHEKAEFEVHEVYAVDVLISTGEGKARDGGQRTTIYKRDPSKQYGLKMKTSRMFFSEVERRFDAMPFTLRAFEDEAKARLGVVECAKHELLQPFSVLNEKEGEFVAQFKFTVLLMANGPHKITSGPFEPELYKSEHEVQDADLRTLLQSSASRKTQKKKKKKASKTVETTTGQPTEESNKAAE
- the LOC111966684 gene encoding proliferation-associated protein 2G4 isoform X2 — translated: MVIEAAKSGVSVLSLCEKGDAHIMAETGKVFRKEKDLKKGIAFPTSVSVNNCVCHFSPLKSDPDYTLKDGDLVKIDLGVHVDGFISNVAHSFVVGATKEAPVTGKKADVITAAHLCAEAALRLVKPGNQNSKVTEAWNKIAQSFKCTAIEGMLSHQLKQHVIDGEKTIIQNPTDQQRKDHEKAEFEVHEVYAVDVLISTGEGKARDGGQRTTIYKRDPSKQYGLKMKTSRMFFSEVERRFDAMPFTLRAFEDEAKARLGVVECAKHELLQPFSVLNEKEGEFVAQFKFTVLLMANGPHKITSGPFEPELYKSEHEVQDADLRTLLQSSASRKTQKKKKKKASKTVETTTGQPTEESNKAAE